The Gemmatimonadaceae bacterium genome contains the following window.
CACGGCGCGACGGCCCGAGATCTCTCCGGCACGGGCACCGACACCGCGCCAGACGCCAACGTAATTCAGGTGCTGGCTGGTGGTACTATCCGAAAGTCGAGCGGGACGGGAACCAGCACCATTCACGCGCGCGTGGAGATGGCCGGCACGTTCGAGTTCGTCTCGGGCACCATCAACGTACAAGGCACCTGCGACAACCCCATTCCAAGCGCGACCGGGTCCGGCACATTAACCGGTAGCTGCGGAGCGTACCCGTAACGCCCTCGCACGCTGACGCTCACCCGTAGCAGTCCTCTGTGTCTCTGTGCCTCTGTGGCAATGCAGTTAGAACAGCCCGAGCTGCTCGCCAAGCTGGGCAGGGTCCGTCGGCACCTGCCCCAGTGCCGCCTGCAGCCAGCGCACATTCGCCGGCGAATGCCCACTGAAGTGGTTGTTCACATACCCGTACACAGGCACGCGAACCGATAGCGCGGGCAGCACCTCGGCCCAGGCCTCCAACTCCGCCGTGCGATCCACCTGCACGTGTGAGTAGTCCGTGATCTTCCGGTCGGGTCCCATCCAGCGCACATAGGCGTGTGTCGTGCTCGTCGGCCGCGTAGCGAGCTCGAGCATCCACTTCCGCGGGATCCAGCGCGCATCGACCAAGGCCAGCGCCACGTTGCGCTGCGAGAGCAGTTCGTGCGTTCGCTCGTTGATCCAGCCCTTTTGCCGGAACTCGATGGCGAAACGGAGGTCGTCCGGCAACGCGTGCAGGAAGTCCTCGAGCGGGTCAATCTCGTGCGGCGCGAAGTCAGGCCCGCACTGGATCAGGATGGGGCCGAGCTTGGGCCCGAGCTCCCGCGCCACGTCGAAGAACCGCTGCGCAACCTCTAGCGCGCTCTCGTCGAAGCGCCGCTCGTGCGTGATCTCCTGCGGCAGCTTGAGCGCAAAGACGAAGTGCTCGGGCGTGCGGTCGCGCCATCCGCGCACGTTCTTGACCGCTGGGATGGCGTAGAAGGTGGAGTCAACCTCTACGGTATCGAAGGCCCGCGCGTAGGTGGCCAGAAAGTCCACCGCGCGGGTGCGGGCCGGATACATCGGCCCGACCCACGCGGGGTAGTTCCAACCCTGGCAACCGAGGTGCAGCGACAACGCCTTACGGGACGACCGGGCCGAGGTAGCGGATGATGATCTGGCCGTTCCCAACGCCAACCGCGGCGGTGTTCACCTGGTTGGTGCCGGTGTTGAGCGAGCCGCCGCCGCCGGCGACCCAACCGCCGTCGCCGCCGGAGTAGCCACCGCCACCGCCGCCGCCGTAGTCACCGTTGCCCGCGCCGCCGGCACCGAAGCCGCCCTGGGCGTCATTCCCGCTGACGAGGGCCTGGGTGCCGCCGAGCAGTCCGTTGGCCCAGGAGCGGCCACCGAAGCCGACGAACGCGGCCCACCAGTCGGCGTAGTCATCGGCACCATTGCCGAAGAACCCGCCGCCACCCGAGCCGTACGCATACGGCGACGTGAGCAGGCCGCCCAACCCGAGCTCGGTGGTCTTGACCGCGCAGACGTTGGACGGCGATTCGCCGCTGCCCACGCCGCCGTAGCCAACCGTGGTGGCATCGCAGCCATTCTGCGACGAACTCGCGCGCGCGCCAGCACCACCGCCGCCGACAAGCAGCGGGGTGTTCGACATGTCGACGACGAAGCTGCCGCCGCCGCCACCGCCGTTCTGGTTACTGCCCTGACCCACGCCGGCCTGGCCCACCGCCAGCTGCAACTGCGTGCCCTGGCTGAACTCGAACTCACCGCGCATCGACGCGCCGCGTCCACCGACGAACAATGGATTGCCGTTCGCACCCTGCGCACCGACCGCGGTGATCTCATACCGCCCGGTGAACGGCAGCGTAAAGGTCTGGATGCCGCCGGCCACCGTGACACCGCCCGCCAGCGCGGTGCCCGTGTACGCCGTGTTGCACTGGGCCTGCGACGGCCCCGTCGCGCCGGCCTGCGTGCAGTTCGTGAAGGTGAACTCCGTATTGCCGACAATCACCGCAAAGGTGACGTTCGTGTAGGCCGAGAAGCCCTGGAGCATCACGTACCAGTCGCCCGCACCCGGGTTGGCGATCGTACAGGTCTCGACCGTCCCACCGATGTACGGGGCGCAGAGGGTATCGCTCTCGAAGTAGTCGAGCACCTGCGGGCTCTGCCCGATCCGCAGGTACAGGTCCGGATCGCCGCTGCCGCCGAGCATCATCACGCGGAGCTGCGGCTGGCCGCCCGGAATCGAGAACACATAGTGGCGCTCCCCGCCGCCAACGTCGGAGATGCCGTTCACCACCGCGTCGTTCGCCACCTCGATCGGCGTGCGCGCCAGGCGCGCCGGCGAGTAGTCGCCGTTGCCGTCGGGGCTGACCGCACGCACGCGGAAGCGATACTCGGATGCCGGGTTGAGACCCGTCGCCGTGTACTCGCTAGCATTGGCCGCCGTTGTGCCGAGCAGCGCGAAGTCCGTGCAGGCCGCGCCTTCGCAGCCCTCGACCTCGAAGCCGCTCTCGAACGGCGCGTTGTCGGTCCAACGCAGCGTCACCGAGGTGCGGTCCGCCGTCTTGGCCACCGACGAGGCCGGAACCGGCAGGCCGGTCGACACCGCCGAGGCGTTCGACGGCAGCGACGGACCCGCAATGTTGAAGGCTCGCACCACATACGTGTACGACGTCCCGTAGGTCAGGCCGGTGTCGTCATACGTCACGCTGTTCGGCGCGATATCCGCCACCTGCGTGAAGTTGAGCGGGTCACCGCATCCGGTCTCGCAGCGGAAGACGCGGTATCCCGTCTCCGTGATGGCGTTATCGGTCCAGGTCAGGCGCACGCTGGTCCCCGACAGCGCCTGCGTCGCCAGGGCGGTGGCTGCCAGCGGCACGTTGGTGTTGGCCGCGGCGATGTTCGTGTAGCCCGCCGCCGGACCAATGTTGTTGAAGGACCGCACCCGGTACCGGTACGTCGTGTTGAGGCTGAGGCCCGTGTTGTTGTTGAAGGTCGTGATGTTCGGTCCAACCGTCGCCACCGGCGAGAAGTCGAGGCAGGCGGCACCGGCGCAGCGCTCGATCGAGAAGCCGCGCTCGTTGTCCGAGTTGTCGGTCCAGCTCAGTCCGATCGACGATCCGCTGAGCGTCGTGGCAGAAAGTCCGCTGGCGGCGGTGGGCACCACCATCGTCAGGTAGAACGTCGCCGATGGCGTCGAGTTGCCGATGGCGTTCGACGCCATCACGCGGTAGCCATAAGTCTGCCCCGGCGCGAGGCCGGCGTCATCGATGCGCAGCGTATCCGCGCCCGTCGTGCCGACCGTCACGTCAAAGACCACGCAGCCCACGCCGGCGCAGCGCTGCACCGTGAAGCCCGTCTCGTCAGTCGAGTTGTCCGTCCAGCCCAGGCGCGACTGCGTGCCCGAGAGCGCGAAGCCATCGAGAGCCGAGGGCGGGATCGGCACAATCAGCCCGACCGCGACCGCCGCCGAGTAGTTGCTCGTCCCGGCCGCGTTCACGTGCCGGACGCGGTACTCATAGGTCTCGCCCGGCGTCAGCGACTCGTCCAGATAGGTCACCGTCGGGCTGGTGACCGTCGTGACGGGCGCAAAGGCGCCGCAGGGGATGCCTTGGCAACGCTCAATCTCGGTGTCCGTCGCCAAGGTGTCGGCCGTCCAGGCAATCTGGATCGAGGTCGTGGACATCGCCTGCGAGGTCGTGATCAGCGGATCGCCAGGCAGGATGGTGTTCGCATACGCCACGTTGGTAAACGTGGTCACGCCGGCCAGGTTGCTGGCCTGCACGCGATAACGATACTCGTTGCCCACCGAGACGTCCGTATCGGAGTAGCCCGTGCCATCGGCGGCCACGGTCGCCACCTGCACGAAGTCAATGTCGTCCACGCAGGGCGAGCCGACGCAGCGCTGGACGATGAACTCGTCCTCGTTGCCCGAGTTGTCCGTCCAACTGATGTCGATCTGCGTGCCGCTGGTCGTCACGGCACTCAAGGCCGTCGGCGGCAGCGGGAAGTCCGTGCTGGCCGGGACCTCGGCCGAGAAGGCCGAGACGCCCGCCGCATTCGCGGCGTAGATGCGGTACTGGTAGTCCTCTCCGTCGGCGAGGCCCATATCCTGGTAGCTCGTCGCGTCGGCGCCGAGCGTGGCGACGAGCGCGTAGCTGCTGCAGCCAGCGCCCAAGCAGCGCTCGACGCGGTACTCGGCTTCATTGTCGGCGTTGTCCGTCCACGCCAGGTCGATCTGCGTCGCGGAGATGGTTGTGGCCGCCAGGTCCGTCGGCGCCGCCGGCGTGATGGTCGTGGCCGTGGCTTCCGCCGACACCGGCGAGTCGCCCGCGTCGTTGGAGGCGTAGACCCGATACGTGAACGACTCCTCGGGATCGAGCCCGGTGTCGCTGTACGCCTGGCTACCGGCGGGTAGCGCCGTCAGCAGCGAGAAGCTGCTGCACGCCGCCCCCACGCAACGTTCCACGGTATAGCCCGTCTCGTTGTCCGCCGCGTCGACCCAGGTCAACGCAATCTGCGAACCCGAGACCGTAGTCGCGACCAAGCTCGTCGGCTGCGCCGGCACTGACGTGCTGATGGTCACCACCTCCGAGGGGTTCGAGACGCCATTCGCGTTCTCGGCCCGGATGCGGAAGCGATACGTTGTCGCGGCCGCCAGTGAAGCGTCGGCATACACCGTCGCGTCGGCGGCGGTGGTCGCCGCCGGCGCGAAGTCCGTGCAGGCCAAGCCCGTGCAGCGCTCGACGACAAAGCCCGTCTCGTCACCGCTGTTGTCCGTCCAGCTCAGCGAGATCTGCGTGTCCGAATCCGTGTTGGCCATCAGGGCCGACGGAATCGACGGCACGTTGGTGATTGCCTGCTGCGGCGGCTCGGAGTACGCCGACGTGCCGGCACCGTTGATGGCGCGCACGCGGTACGCATACGTCTCACCCGGCGTCAGCGCCTCATCGAGATAGCTCGTGACATTGGCCCCGACTGTCGCGACGACAGCCGTCGGCGTGCACCCATCGCCCGCGCAGCGGGCGATCTCGAAGCCCGACTCGTTGTCCGAGAGGTCCGTCCAGGCCAGCTCGATCTCCGACGGAGACGCCGACGTGGCGGTGAGCGCACTCGGCGCGGCCGGCAGCAGCGTCGACACGGTCACCTCGGTCGAATAGAACGAGGATCCGTTGCCGATCGCACGGACGCGGTAGCGATACTGCTCCTCGCCCGGCAGCCCGGCGTCGTCATACGACGTCGCGTCGGCGCCAAGCGTGGCGATCTCCGTGTAGTCCGAGCAGCCAGCGCCCGCGCAGCGCTCGACGCGATAGCCCGTCTCATCCGTCGCGTCGTCCGTCCATGAGAGGCTCGTCGAGGTTGTCGACGTGGCCACACCCGCAAGGCCGGTGGGCGTGGCGGGCACGGCGGTGGAGGCCTGGCCGGTGTTGCTGTAGCCGGAGGCACTCACGCCGTTGTAGGCGCGCACGCGATACCGGTACACGGTCCCCACCGAGAGATCGAGGTCAGAGTAGCTGACGGAGTTCTCACCCGTCGTCGCCACCTCAACGAAGTCCGAGCAGGCTGCACCCGCGCAGCGCTCGATGCGGTAGCCCGACTCGTTGCCCGCGACGTCCGTCCAGGCGAGGTCGATCCGGTCGCCAAACACCGTCGTCGCGCCGAGGCCCGAGGGCGCCACCGGCGAGAAGGTGTTCGCCAGCACCGTCGGCGCGTAGGCCGACGCACCGGCGGCGTTGTAGGCGCGCACGCGGAACGAGTAGAAGGTGCTCAACGCCAAGCCGGTGCTCGAGAAGAAGGTCTCGTCCGGCCCGACCGTGCCCACTTCAATGAAGGACGAGCAGCCCGCGCCCGAGCACTGCTCGATACGGTAGCCGTCCTCGTTGTCGGCCGCGTCGGCCCAGGAGATGTCGATCTGCGAGCCGGAGATCACCGCGGCGGTGACGCTCGCCGGCACGCCCGGCAGCAGCGTCGTCGCCTCGACCTCGGGAATCGCGTCCGAGGCGCCCGACACGTTGATGCCGAAGATACGGTAGCGATACGCCGTCTCCTCGGAGACCGAGAGGTCTTCGTAGATGTTCGTGTTGGGCGGGAGATCGATCAGCGTTGTGAAGTCCGTGCAAGACACGCCTTCGCAGCGCTCAATCCGGTACAGGTCCTCGTTCGGGGCGTTGTCGTCCCAGGCGAGGTTGATCTGCGTCGCCGAGACCGTGGTCGCGACGAAGTTCGACGGTGAGAACGGACGCAGCGTGTTCGCGCTGGCCTCCGCGGTGTAGGCCGAGTTCGCGACGTTGTTGATGGCGCGCACGCGGTAGCGGTACTCGCCATCCACCGGGACGCTCGTGTCCTCGTAGCTGGCGCTGTTCGGCGGCAGCGACACGATCTCCGCGAAGTCGGAGCAGGCCGCGCCCGTGCAGCGCTCGACCGAGATCGAGAGCTCGTTGTTTGCGTTCTCCGTCCAGGCCAGGTCGATCTGCGTGCCGTTGATGGTCGTCGCCGACAGCGCGGTCGGGGCCGCCGGGGCGAAGGTGTTCGTCGACGAGACGTTGCTGTAGCCCGAGATGCCGTTGCCGTTCAGCGCCTGGACCCGATAGCTGTAGCTCTGGTCGGCCAGCGCGGTCCCGTCGGGATACGACGTATTGTTGGGGCCGAGCAGCGCGATCTGGGCAAAGCTCACGCAACCGGCGCCGACGCAGCGCTCGATGATGTACTGCGTCTCGTTGTTCGCGTTGTCCGTCCACGCGAGGTTGACCTGCGTGGCCGAGGCCGCGACGGCCGTCAGGTCCGACGGATCGGCGGGCAGGTTCGTCTCGGCCTGGGCGGTGCCGGAGTACGCCGACATGCCGACCGCATTCACGGCACGTAGGCGGTAGCGGTACAACACGCCGGCCGTGAGGCCCGCATCCGTGTACGCCACGGCGCTGGCCCCGGTGGTGCCGACGAGCACGAAGTCCGAGCAGGCGGCGCCTTCGCAGCGCTCGACCTCGAACGCGGTCTCAAACGGCCCGTTGTCCGTCCACGCGAGGTCGATCCGCGTCGACGAGAACGTCGTGGCAACCAGGGCGCTCGGCGCGTCCGGCAGGAAGGTGTTCGCCGAGGTCACGTTCGAGACCGGCGACCAGCCCACCGCGTTGTTCGACAGCACGCGGTACGCGTAGTAGAGATCCGGCGCGACCGTATCATCAGTGTACGAGGTCGAGTCGCGCGGCACGGCCCCGATCTGCGCGAAGTCCACGCAGGCCTGGCCCGTACAGCGCTCGATCACGAACTCGTTCTCGTTGTCCGAGGGGTCCGTCCAGCTGATCCCGATGGACGTCCCGGACAGCGTCGTGGCGATGGCGTTCGACGGCGCCGCGGGCGCGGCCACGAGGATCGACACCGGGGCCGTGTAGGCGGAAAGATCGGCGAAGTTCGAGTGCGCGACGCGGTACCGGTAGGTCAGGCCCGGCGTGATGGTCGCATCCTCGAAGACCTGCGGATCGGTGGCCAAGACAGCCCCGACCTGGGCGAACGACAGGCAATCGACGCCCTCGCAGCGCTCGATGATCGTGGAGACGACCGGTCCCACAGCCGGATCCACGCCGACGGTCCAGTAGACCTGGACGGTGGCCGGGTTCGCGACCAGCGTGAGCTCCGTCGGCACCGGCGGATCCTGCGTGCTCACCGTCGACAGGGCGGAGAACCCGGAGAAGCCCGAGGCGTTGAACGCGCGCACGCGATACGTGAAGCGCGTGTCCGCCGACAGGGTGAGGTCGGAGTAGACCACGACATCCGCACCGACCGTCGCGATCTCCGTGAAGTCCGTGCAGTCCACGCCGTCGCAGCGCTCGATGCTGAAGCCCGCTTCGTTGTTGGACTCGTCCGTCCAGACCAGGTCGGCCGAGGTCTCCGTCGTGGTCGTGGCCGCGAGGCCACTCGGCGCCGTCGGCACGAAGGTCGTCGAGGTGGCCTCGTTGGTCGGCGCCGAGCGGCCGAACAACGTTGCCGCGCTCACGCGATACGTGTAGGACTCGTCCGCCGAGAGGCCGGTGTCGTTGTACGCCACCACATCGGCCGGCAGCGAGTCGAGCACGGTGAAGTCCGCGCAGGCCGCACCGACGCAGCGCTCGATGACGAAGCCGTTCTCGTCACCCGAGTTGTCCAACCAGGCCAGTGCGATCTCCGTCTGGCTCTGGGTCGTCGTCACCAAGGCCGTCGGCGCGTTGGCGACGATCGTCGCCAGGGCCGCGGCCGCCGTGTAGTTCGACGGCCCGACGTTGTTGACGGCCCGGACGCGGAAGAAGTAGAGGGTGTTCGCCACGACTGAGGCGTCCACGAAGGCCGTGGAATCCGCCGCCGGGATGGCGTACGACTCCACGATGTTCGAGCAGTCGGACAGGTCGCAGCGCTCGAGCGTGAAGCCCGTCTCGTTGTCGGCGTTGTCCGTCCAGGTGACGAGCACCTGGCCCGTGGTGACCGAGTAGCTCAGGCCCGTCGGGTCGGCCGGCGTGCGCGTGTTGGCCGCCACCGTGTCCGACGGCGCACCCGTGCCCGACACGTTCAGCGCGCGAATGACATAGCGATAGTCGTTGCCCGGCGTGACGGTGATGTCCGAGTAGACGCCGTCCGCCGGGTCTGCCGTGTCGATGACCGTGAGGTTCGTGCAGCCGACGCCCGTGCAGCGCAGGATCTCCTGCGAGGTCACGTTCGGGCCTGTGGAGAGCGTCCAGAAGAGGTTGATCTCGGTGCCCGAGGTGACCCCAGAGAACAAGGTCGCCGGCGCGGTCGGGACCTGCGTCGTCGCCGTGGCCGGACCGGCGTAGGCCGACGATCCAGATGAGTTGGTCGCGCGGATCTGATACTGGTAGACGTTGCCCTGCGTCACCGTGCCGTCCGAGAACGCGGTGATCCCCGGCGGCAGCGTCTGCAGAGGCGCGAAGTCCGCGCAGCCTGCGCCGGTGCAGCGCTCAATCTCGATCTGCGTTGCGTTCGTGGTGTTGTTCGTCCACGCCAGGTCCACCTGCGTGGCTGAGACCGCGACTGCCGTCAGCGTGCTCGGCGCAGCAGGCAGCTGGGTGTTGGCCGACGCCGTGTTCGAGAAGCCGGAGTTGCCGGCCAGGTTGAACGCGCGGAGACGGTACTCGTAGTCCGCGCCGGCGGTGGCACCGACATCGGAGTAGTTGAAGACATCGGCCGCGACCGTGTCGTAGGGCGTGAAGCCCACGCAGCCCACGCCGGTGCAGCGCTGGATCTCGAAGCCGTTCTCGTTGTTCGAGGCGTCCACCCAGGCCAGGTCGATGCGCGTGGCGCTGATGGTCGTCGCCGACAAGGTCGTCGGCGCATCCGGCAGCAGCGTGTTCGCCGTGGCGATGTTGGTGTAGGCCGAGTTGCCGGCCACGCCCGTGGCCCGCACCTGGTAGCGGTACGTCACGCCGACAACGACCGTCAGGTCGGAGAACGACACCGGGGTCGTCGCCACCGTGTCGATCGCCGCGAAGCCCGTGCAACCGCCGCCTGAGCAGCGTTCGATGATGAAGCCGGTCGACGGCGCGTCAGCGATCGACGCATCCGTCCAGGCGAGATCGATCCGCGTGCCGTTTACGAGCGTAGCTGTCAGCGTCGTCGGGGCCAGCGGCGCGCGCGTGTTTCCCGCGACGATGGTCGAGGTCGCCGTGGACACCACCGCATTGAAGGCGCGGATACGGTAGCCGTAGTCGTTGCCGAAAGTGACGCCCGTGTCCTGGAAGCTGGTGACGTTGGACGCGACGTCGGCGACCTGCGCGAAGCCCGTGGTGCAGCCCGCGCCGGTGCAACGCTCGATGCGATAGCCGGTTTCCGTTGTGGCGTTGTCGGTCCAGCTGAGGTCGATCCGCGTGCCGCTGACCGTCGTGGCCGTGACACCCGTGGCGGTGGCCGGCGGGATGGTGTTGGCCTCCTCCTCCGTGGAGTAGGCCGAGGCCATCACGTTGTTGATGGCGCGGACGCGATAGCGATAGGTCTGGTTGTAGACGATGCCCGTGGTGTTGCTGTAGCTCGTCGCGCCGGCCGGTAGCGTCGCGATGTTCGTGAACGTGTCGCAACCCGCGCCGGCGCAGCGCTCGACTTCGTAGCCCGTCTCGTTCGTCGCGATGTCGTTCCACGCGAGGTCGATCTGCGTGACGGACACGGTCGTGGCGGCCAGCCCCGTGGGCGCCGCCGGACCGAAGGTGTTTGCGGCGACCACGGCGGTCGCGTTCGACGTGCCCACCGCGTTGAGCGCGCGCACGCGCCAGCGGTAGTTGTTGTCTTGCGTCAGCGCGTCGTCGCTGTAGGCGACGGTGTTCGCCGGGACCGTGTCAACGGGCGCCGGCGTGCAGGTGGTGCCCAGGCAGCGCTCGATAATGAAGCCCGTCTCGTTGTCCGAGTTGTCGGTCCAGGTGAGGTCCACCTGCGTACCCGAGGCGACCGTCGCGCCCAGCGCGCTCGGCGCCAGCGGTAGGCGACGGATCTCGACCGTCAGTTCATAGTGGCCAACGGTACTCGGCGCGACGCCGTCCACGCGGAGCTTGTGCACCTCCGTGTTGGTCGGGACAAACACGAGCCGCGAGTCGCTACCCGCGCCGTTGTCGTCCTGCGCCACCTGCGTGACTGAGTCATTGCGGAACAGCGTGACGCGCGTGTCGAGCGGCGACGGGTTCTCGGTGAGCCGACGCGCCCGCGTCTCCACGAAGAGCGAGTCGCCAGCGCGGAGATCGACGTTGTACCAATCAGACGGCTTGGCACCGGTGAGATTGCGACCCGTGACGACTTCCGGCTGCTCCGGGACCAGCGGCGGCAGCGGCACTGGCGCTGCCTCCACCACGTTCCATTGCCGGGTATTCGACCACGGCACGTCATCCGCGTTGAGGCGCGGGAACGTCGCACGACCACGTACGAACCAGGTGCCGGGCCCCGTGACTTGGATCAGGGCCGGCAACTCGCTGGGAGCGAACAAGCGCGTCGTGCCGGGATCAGTCGCAAAGGTCGCGTCCGTGGAGTACTGCAGGGTGTATCCCGTCGCGGCCGGCAACGTGGCGAACGGAATCCGCTGCGTGAAGCTCGACACGTCCGGAATGGCGGGAATGTCGAGCGCGGGCGCCGCCTCGGCGTACGGCACCGTCGGCGTGGACGTCTGGCCGCGCTGTACCTGCACGCCTGCCACCCGCCCGTAGTACTGCACCTGGCCGAGTGCCCGGCCCTCGATGATCAGCTCATAGCTGCCCTCGGGCAGCCCGTTGATTCGGCCCGTCCAGTTGCCTCCCGACTGCGTGAGGTCCACGCTCCGCGTCTCGGTGCCGAACACGCGCGCCGTGACCGAGGTCGGCTGTACGACGTTTGCGACCTTGCTGGTGTCCAACCGCACCAATTCGATGCGCGGTGCGATGTGGCCCTCCGTCGGTGCGCGCAGCGGCGCATCGCAGGAGACCAGGAGGAGAGCCGCGACGGACCCAGCGGCGAAGCCAAGATGACGGCGATTCATATAGGTGTCGTCGACTTACGGTGTGACCGGCACGGAAATCGTGATCGAACCGCCTGAACTGCCACTGCCACCACCACCGCCACCGAGTGCGAGCGCGGCCGCGGCCCCTCCACCGATGATGGCCGCCCAGGCCCAGCGCGGCATCCCGCGCCGTTGCGGCTGCGCGGCGGCCTGCGCCACGACGAGCGGAACGGCCGCGCGGGTGGTCTGGCCCGCCACCACGGTGATCTCCTGCGTGCGCGACGGCACACCCGGTGCGGTCACTTCCATCCGATAGCGTCCACTCGCCGCGCGGAAGGTGAACGGTGCCGGCCCGTTGGCAGCCAGTTCCTCCCACTGCCAGGCCTCAAGCGGCGTCATCCGCACCGAGGCGTTCTGCGCGCCGGTGACGGTCACGACCACCGTGCCATAGCGGTGATTCTCCTGCGTGGCGACTTCCTGCGGCGTGCGCGTGTTCTGCGCGATGATGTTCTCTCGTGCGCGCGCGAGCAGGGGGCCGATCACCGTCGCGGGCGCGGCGCGCAGCCCGCCGCTCCACGTGCCGGCGTAGCGGCCCTGGAAGTCCACGAAGGGCGAACCGATGATCAGCGGCGGCAATGTGTCGAGCACCAGCGCGCCCTGCGGGCGGCCTTCCCAGCTTGCCAGCGAGGTCTGCACGGCGCTCGGCGTGCTGCAGTTGGCGAGTTGCACGCCCCACAGGGCCTGCCCGTCGAGCAACATCTGCGCGTCGCCCGCGAGCGTGTCGGGGCGCGCGGAAGGCAGCATCAACACGGCGAGGTTTGCCGTGGCATCCCAGGCGGCGACGCGCACGGCGCCGTCGGCGTCCACGGCGTCGGCGCCGCGGATGGCGTGGTACGAGGTGATGACGAGACGACCGCCATCGGCGGTGACGCCGGCCACGCAGGCCTGCGGCATGCCGAAGCGCGTGACATTGAGCGGCACGGTGGCGCGGAAGAGGCGGTCGCGCACGTC
Protein-coding sequences here:
- a CDS encoding fibronectin type III domain-containing protein; the encoded protein is MNRRHLGFAAGSVAALLLVSCDAPLRAPTEGHIAPRIELVRLDTSKVANVVQPTSVTARVFGTETRSVDLTQSGGNWTGRINGLPEGSYELIIEGRALGQVQYYGRVAGVQVQRGQTSTPTVPYAEAAPALDIPAIPDVSSFTQRIPFATLPAATGYTLQYSTDATFATDPGTTRLFAPSELPALIQVTGPGTWFVRGRATFPRLNADDVPWSNTRQWNVVEAAPVPLPPLVPEQPEVVTGRNLTGAKPSDWYNVDLRAGDSLFVETRARRLTENPSPLDTRVTLFRNDSVTQVAQDDNGAGSDSRLVFVPTNTEVHKLRVDGVAPSTVGHYELTVEIRRLPLAPSALGATVASGTQVDLTWTDNSDNETGFIIERCLGTTCTPAPVDTVPANTVAYSDDALTQDNNYRWRVRALNAVGTSNATAVVAANTFGPAAPTGLAATTVSVTQIDLAWNDIATNETGYEVERCAGAGCDTFTNIATLPAGATSYSNTTGIVYNQTYRYRVRAINNVMASAYSTEEEANTIPPATATGVTATTVSGTRIDLSWTDNATTETGYRIERCTGAGCTTGFAQVADVASNVTSFQDTGVTFGNDYGYRIRAFNAVVSTATSTIVAGNTRAPLAPTTLTATLVNGTRIDLAWTDASIADAPSTGFIIERCSGGGCTGFAAIDTVATTPVSFSDLTVVVGVTYRYQVRATGVAGNSAYTNIATANTLLPDAPTTLSATTISATRIDLAWVDASNNENGFEIQRCTGVGCVGFTPYDTVAADVFNYSDVGATAGADYEYRLRAFNLAGNSGFSNTASANTQLPAAPSTLTAVAVSATQVDLAWTNNTTNATQIEIERCTGAGCADFAPLQTLPPGITAFSDGTVTQGNVYQYQIRATNSSGSSAYAGPATATTQVPTAPATLFSGVTSGTEINLFWTLSTGPNVTSQEILRCTGVGCTNLTVIDTADPADGVYSDITVTPGNDYRYVIRALNVSGTGAPSDTVAANTRTPADPTGLSYSVTTGQVLVTWTDNADNETGFTLERCDLSDCSNIVESYAIPAADSTAFVDASVVANTLYFFRVRAVNNVGPSNYTAAAALATIVANAPTALVTTTQSQTEIALAWLDNSGDENGFVIERCVGAACADFTVLDSLPADVVAYNDTGLSADESYTYRVSAATLFGRSAPTNEATSTTFVPTAPSGLAATTTTETSADLVWTDESNNEAGFSIERCDGVDCTDFTEIATVGADVVVYSDLTLSADTRFTYRVRAFNASGFSGFSALSTVSTQDPPVPTELTLVANPATVQVYWTVGVDPAVGPVVSTIIERCEGVDCLSFAQVGAVLATDPQVFEDATITPGLTYRYRVAHSNFADLSAYTAPVSILVAAPAAPSNAIATTLSGTSIGISWTDPSDNENEFVIERCTGQACVDFAQIGAVPRDSTSYTDDTVAPDLYYAYRVLSNNAVGWSPVSNVTSANTFLPDAPSALVATTFSSTRIDLAWTDNGPFETAFEVERCEGAACSDFVLVGTTGASAVAYTDAGLTAGVLYRYRLRAVNAVGMSAYSGTAQAETNLPADPSDLTAVAASATQVNLAWTDNANNETQYIIERCVGAGCVSFAQIALLGPNNTSYPDGTALADQSYSYRVQALNGNGISGYSNVSSTNTFAPAAPTALSATTINGTQIDLAWTENANNELSISVERCTGAACSDFAEIVSLPPNSASYEDTSVPVDGEYRYRVRAINNVANSAYTAEASANTLRPFSPSNFVATTVSATQINLAWDDNAPNEDLYRIERCEGVSCTDFTTLIDLPPNTNIYEDLSVSEETAYRYRIFGINVSGASDAIPEVEATTLLPGVPASVTAAVISGSQIDISWADAADNEDGYRIEQCSGAGCSSFIEVGTVGPDETFFSSTGLALSTFYSFRVRAYNAAGASAYAPTVLANTFSPVAPSGLGATTVFGDRIDLAWTDVAGNESGYRIERCAGAACSDFVEVATTGENSVSYSDLDLSVGTVYRYRVRAYNGVSASGYSNTGQASTAVPATPTGLAGVATSTTSTSLSWTDDATDETGYRVERCAGAGCSDYTEIATLGADATSYDDAGLPGEEQYRYRVRAIGNGSSFYSTEVTVSTLLPAAPSALTATSASPSEIELAWTDLSDNESGFEIARCAGDGCTPTAVVATVGANVTSYLDEALTPGETYAYRVRAINGAGTSAYSEPPQQAITNVPSIPSALMANTDSDTQISLSWTDNSGDETGFVVERCTGLACTDFAPAATTAADATVYADASLAAATTYRFRIRAENANGVSNPSEVVTISTSVPAQPTSLVATTVSGSQIALTWVDAADNETGYTVERCVGAACSSFSLLTALPAGSQAYSDTGLDPEESFTYRVYASNDAGDSPVSAEATATTITPAAPTDLAATTISATQIDLAWTDNADNEAEYRVERCLGAGCSSYALVATLGADATSYQDMGLADGEDYQYRIYAANAAGVSAFSAEVPASTDFPLPPTALSAVTTSGTQIDISWTDNSGNEDEFIVQRCVGSPCVDDIDFVQVATVAADGTGYSDTDVSVGNEYRYRVQASNLAGVTTFTNVAYANTILPGDPLITTSQAMSTTSIQIAWTADTLATDTEIERCQGIPCGAFAPVTTVTSPTVTYLDESLTPGETYEYRVRHVNAAGTSNYSAAVAVGLIVPIPPSALDGFALSGTQSRLGWTDNSTDETGFTVQRCAGVGCVVFDVTVGTTGADTLRIDDAGLAPGQTYGYRVMASNAIGNSTPSATFYLTMVVPTAASGLSATTLSGSSIGLSWTDNSDNERGFSIERCAGAACLDFSPVATVGPNITTFNNNTGLSLNTTYRYRVRSFNNIGPAAGYTNIAAANTNVPLAATALATQALSGTSVRLTWTDNAITETGYRVFRCETGCGDPLNFTQVADIAPNSVTYDDTGLTYGTSYTYVVRAFNIAGPSLPSNASAVSTGLPVPASSVAKTADRTSVTLRWTDNAPFESGFEVEGCEGAACTDFALLGTTAANASEYTATGLNPASEYRFRVRAVSPDGNGDYSPARLARTPIEVANDAVVNGISDVGGGERHYVFSIPGGQPQLRVMMLGGSGDPDLYLRIGQSPQVLDYFESDTLCAPYIGGTVETCTIANPGAGDWYVMLQGFSAYTNVTFAVIVGNTEFTFTNCTQAGATGPSQAQCNTAYTGTALAGGVTVAGGIQTFTLPFTGRYEITAVGAQGANGNPLFVGGRGASMRGEFEFSQGTQLQLAVGQAGVGQGSNQNGGGGGGSFVVDMSNTPLLVGGGGAGARASSSQNGCDATTVGYGGVGSGESPSNVCAVKTTELGLGGLLTSPYAYGSGGGGFFGNGADDYADWWAAFVGFGGRSWANGLLGGTQALVSGNDAQGGFGAGGAGNGDYGGGGGGGYSGGDGGWVAGGGGSLNTGTNQVNTAAVGVGNGQIIIRYLGPVVP